In a genomic window of Asticcacaulis sp.:
- a CDS encoding efflux RND transporter periplasmic adaptor subunit, with amino-acid sequence MFKPLPTVIAAALIGTLCLSGCAKKDDGGAKGAHGPTTVGYVVVNTQPLNLTQELAGRTSAYLVSEVRPQVGGIIKARLFTEGGQVTAGQSLYQIDAATYQAAYDSALAQQAQAQANYDSAKQKADRYTQLIGLKAISQQDYDDAQTALKTAAATLALQKAAVQTAHINLNYTKVVSPISGQIGKSTVTPGALVTANQTTAPATVQDLSKIYVDITQSASDLLKLKRALASGELGAPDHADVTLTLDDGSTYPLTGRLEFSDVTVDPATGSVTLRAVFANPQGLLLPGMFVNARIVKGTVSQAILIPQGAVVLDPTGGASVLLAGADNKAHKQAITLGQMQGNQWQVLNGLKAGDKVIAEGAMKLKDKGDIKAQPIKPAPTASEQ; translated from the coding sequence ATGTTTAAACCTTTACCTACCGTGATTGCGGCCGCCCTGATCGGCACGCTTTGTCTTTCTGGCTGCGCCAAAAAGGACGATGGCGGCGCGAAGGGCGCGCACGGACCGACGACGGTAGGCTATGTGGTGGTCAATACACAGCCCCTCAACCTGACCCAGGAACTGGCCGGCCGGACTTCGGCCTACCTCGTCTCCGAAGTGCGGCCGCAGGTCGGCGGCATCATCAAGGCGCGACTGTTCACCGAGGGCGGACAGGTAACGGCAGGCCAGTCGCTCTACCAGATCGATGCGGCCACCTATCAGGCGGCCTATGACAGCGCGCTGGCCCAGCAGGCCCAGGCCCAGGCCAATTACGATTCGGCAAAGCAAAAGGCCGATCGCTACACCCAGCTTATCGGCCTCAAGGCCATTAGCCAGCAGGATTACGACGACGCCCAGACGGCGCTGAAGACCGCCGCCGCTACCCTGGCCCTGCAAAAGGCGGCGGTCCAGACCGCCCACATCAATCTGAACTATACCAAGGTCGTCTCTCCCATCTCCGGCCAGATTGGCAAGTCCACGGTGACGCCCGGCGCCCTGGTGACCGCCAACCAGACGACCGCCCCGGCGACGGTGCAGGACCTCTCCAAAATCTATGTCGATATCACCCAATCGGCCTCCGACCTGCTGAAGCTCAAACGCGCCCTGGCCTCTGGAGAACTGGGCGCGCCGGATCATGCCGACGTCACCCTGACGCTCGATGACGGCTCGACCTATCCGCTCACCGGCCGGCTGGAATTTTCCGATGTCACGGTCGATCCGGCCACAGGTTCGGTGACGCTGCGCGCCGTCTTCGCCAATCCGCAGGGCCTGCTGCTGCCCGGCATGTTCGTCAATGCCCGTATCGTCAAGGGCACGGTATCGCAGGCGATCCTGATCCCGCAGGGCGCCGTGGTGCTGGATCCGACAGGCGGGGCCAGCGTTTTGCTGGCCGGGGCCGATAACAAGGCGCACAAGCAGGCCATTACGCTTGGCCAGATGCAGGGCAACCAGTGGCAGGTGCTGAATGGTCTCAAGGCCGGCGACAAGGTGATCGCCGAAGGCGCCATGAAACTGAAGGACAAGGGCGACATCAAGGCCCAGCCGATCAAGCCCGCTCCAACCGCTTCGGAGCAATAG